A window of the Brassica oleracea var. oleracea cultivar TO1000 chromosome C1, BOL, whole genome shotgun sequence genome harbors these coding sequences:
- the LOC106324560 gene encoding glutaminyl-peptide cyclotransferase produces MATRSSSYKKRHTKQRSMPPHSPQFPVPASRRFFSSRRRISTMMIPLALFSAAIFLFFMPFNGSGRSSDSSWDLLSAIHEIEVVAEFPHDPNAFTQGLLYAGEDTLFESTGLYGQSSVRKVSLRTGKVEVIEKMGDKYFGEGLTLLGESLFQVAWLTTTGFTYDLRNLTKVKPFKHHMKDGWGLATDGKVLFGSDGTSTLYRMDPRTMKVTDKHVIKYNGLEVRYLNELEYINNEVWANVWQSDCIARISPKDGSLLGWILLPELRQGLLHSGHGGIDVLNGIAWDSDKKRLFVTGKLWPKLYEIKLKPAAAKSERQIARQCLI; encoded by the exons ATGGCCACTCGATCTTCATCCTATAAGAAGAGACACACGAAGCAGCGATCAATGCCTCCTCATTCTCCTCAATTCCCAGTTCCTGCTTCTCGCCGATTCTTCTCTTCTCGGAGGAGGATCTCGACGATGATGATTCCTCTTGCTCTCTTCTCCGCCGCCATTTTTCTCTTCTTTATGCCCTTCAACGGCTCTGGAAGATCGTCTGATTCGTCGTGGGATCTTTTATCTGCGATCCATGAAATTGAAGTTGTTGCTGAGTTTCCTCATGATCCAAACGCGTTTACTCAG GGTCTTCTTTATGCGGGAGAGGATACACTCTTCGAATCAACTGGTCTATACGGACAG TCCTCAGTCAGGAAAGTGTCTCTTCGGACAGGAAAG GTTGAAGTTATCGAAAAAATGGGCGACAAGTACTTTGGAGAGGGTTTGACACTCCTTGGAGAAAG CCTCTTTCAAGTTGCATGGTTGACGACCACGGGTTTCACATATGATCTTCGCAACTTAACCAAA GTAAAACCATTTAAACATCATATGAAAGATGGATGGGGATTGGCTACTGATGGAAAAGTGTTGTTTGGAAGTGATGGCACTTCTACTCTATACCGGATGGACCCTCGAACAATGAAAG TTACTGATAAGCATGTAATCAAATATAATGGCCTTGAAGTACGATACCTTAATGAACTCGAGTACATAAACAATGAAGTTTGGGCGAACGTTTGGCAG TCTGATTGTATTGCTAGAATTTCACCCAAGGATGGATCGCTACTTGGATGGATACTTCTTCCCGAATTAAG ACAAGGATTGCTGCATTCGGGACATGGG GGTATTGATGTCTTGAATGGTATAGCATGGGACAGCGACAAGAAGCGTCTCTTTG TAACGGGGAAACTGTGGCCGAAGCTGTACGAAATCAAGCTAAAACCAGCAGCAGCAAAAAGCGAGAGACAAATCGCGCGACAATGCTTGATATGA
- the LOC106307450 gene encoding uncharacterized protein LOC106307450: protein MDHVVCKQVQPLARKGKKKHNGKDEFDRVKQAEKKKRRLEKALATSAAIRAELEKKKQKKLEEQQRLDEEGAAIAEAAALHVLLGEDSDDALMLGEVNCNKIDLFRGERTNYVPRQSCASYAVQGGIGFQTNVYGRGDSNWSVPYNPSMRGAWESNNVGISADLIAAQAVSSLHISENNDRNAFVFNRMFQG from the coding sequence ATGGATCATGTTGTGTGCAAGCAAGTTCAACCACTAGCTAGGAAAGGGAAGAAGAAACATAATGGTAAAGATGAATTCGATCGTGTCAAACAAGCTGAGAAGAAGAAGAGACGTCTTGAGAAAGCTCTTGCTACTTCTGCAGCCATCCGGGCTGAGCTGGAAAAGAAGAAGCAGAAGAAACTTGAAGAGCAACAGAGGTTAGATGAAGAAGGTGCTGCAATAGCAGAGGCTGCTGCTCTGCACGTCCTACTGGGCGAAGATTCTGACGATGCTTTAATGCTTGGAGAGGTAAACTGTAACAAGATTGATCTGTTTAGAGGTGAAAGAACAAACTATGTTCCTCGCCAGAGTTGCGCAAGCTATGCGGTTCAAGGAGGGATTGGGTTTCAGACGAACGTTTATGGACGTGGAGATAGTAACTGGTCTGTGCCATACAATCCATCCATGAGGGGTGCTTGGGAGAGCAACAACGTGGGAATATCTGCAGATTTGATTGCTGCTCAGGCTGTCTCGTCTCTGCACATATCTGAGAACAATGATAGGAACGCTTTTGTCTTCAATAGGATGTTTCAGGGATGA
- the LOC106307472 gene encoding uncharacterized protein LOC106307472 has product MGESKGYGKGGRVIPNAKSANSYNVSLQLSPVVSFWDCIVRTMRYSYIPEWV; this is encoded by the coding sequence ATGGGAGAGTCTAAGGGATATGGGAAAGGAGGACGAGTGATTCCAAACGCTAAGTCTGCAAATTCTTACAACGTCTCTCTTCAGTTGTCTCCAGTTGTTTCCTTTTGGGATTGTATTGTTCGCACCATGAGGTATTCCTATATACCCGAGTGGGTGTAG
- the LOC106341578 gene encoding 40S ribosomal protein S10-1: MIITETNRREICKYLFKEGVLFAKKDFNLPKHPLIESVPNLQVIKLMQSFKSKEYVRETFAWMHYYWFLTNEGIEFLRTYLNLPSDVVPATLKKSAKPIGRPFGGPPGDRPRGPRFEGDRPRFGDRDGYRGPRGGDAAGEKGGAPADYQPSFQGGGGRPGFGRGAGGFNAAAPSGSGLP, translated from the exons ATG ATTATCACAGAGACCAACCGCAGAGAGATCTGCAAATACCTTTTCAAAG AAGGAGTATTGTTCGCCAAGAAGGACTTCAATCTCCCAAAGCATCCGTTGATTGAGTCAGTGCCCAACCTGCAAGTGATCAAGCTCATGCAGAGTTTCAAATCCAAGGAGTACGTTAGGGAGACCTTCGCTTGGATGCACTACTATTGGTTTCTCACCAACGAAGGGATTGAGTTCTTGAGAACTTATCTTAACCTTCCCTCGGATGTTGTTCCCGCGACCTTGAAGAAGTCTGCTAAGCCCATTGGTCGTCCCTTTGGTGGCCCACCTGGTGACCGCCCTAG AGGTCCTCGCTTTGAGGGAGACCGTCCTAGGTTTGGTGACCGTGATGGGTACCGAGGGCCACGTGGCGGTGATGCAGCAGGTGAAAAGGGTGGAGCTCCAGCTGATTACCAGCCGTCTTTCCAA GGAGGTGGTGGTAGGCCTGGATTTGGCCGTGGTGCAGGCGGTTTCAACGCAGCAGCACCATCTGGTTCTGGTTTACCCTGA
- the LOC106307432 gene encoding deSI-like protein At4g17486, with protein MTEVVLHIYDVTNSGSEKTNNTILQINRFFKDGIGLGGIFHSAIQVYGDEEWSYGFCEQGTGVFSCPSSKNPMYTYREKIVLGKTDCTIFMVNQILRELSREWPGHSYDLLSKNCNHFCDVLCDVLGVPKLPGWVNRFAHAGDTALEVAGNTAMRIKQAKTEIVSASKVAYRFLSNVTSNVTNGSSNGLQQRPGTLTNSENGNSSLQGSWFKGLLNTSKPSTSTEIDNKDDDENQQRKQSRDSAPLNHSAFG; from the exons ATGACGGAGGTTGTTCTACACATATACGACGTGACAAACAGTGGATCGGAGAAGACGAACAACACCATCCTCCAGATCAACAGGTTCTTCAAAGACGGTATTGGCCTAGGCGGCATCTTCCACAGCGCCATTCAG GTGTATGGGGATGAGGAATGGTCTTATGGGTTTTGTGAACAAGGCACTGGTGTCTTCAGCTGTCCTAGCAGCAAGAACCCTATGTATACTTATCGTGAGAAAATCGTCCTTGGGAAGACAGACTGCACCATTTTCATGGTGAATCAGATATTGCGTGAGCTCAGCAGGGAATGGCCTGGACATTCGTATGATCTCTTGTCTAAAAATTGCAATCACTTCTGTGATGTACTATGTGATGTACTTGGCGTGCCAAAGCTCCCAG GTTGGGTGAATCGATTTGCTCATGCTGGTGACACGGCCTTGGAAGTTGCAGGAAACACAGCGATGAGG ATAAAGCAAGCCAAAACTGAAATAGTATCAGCTAGTAAAGTGGCTTATCGCTTCCTTTCCAATGTTACATCAAACGTAACCAACGGCTCCTCCAATGGCTTACAACAACGACCTGGAACCCTCACCAATTCAGAAAATGGTAACTCGAGCTTGCAAGGTAGTTGGTTCAAAGGGTTACTTAACACTTCAAAACCCTCCACAAGTACAGAGATAGATAACAAAGATGATGATGAAAATCAGCAGAGAAAACAAAGCCGTGACTCTGCACCCCTCAACCATAGCGCATTTGGTTAA
- the LOC106294518 gene encoding ABC transporter G family member 4, giving the protein MESNTLTTSSISYTKPLPPLFPTAEPPSYILRNISLTSHPSQILAIVGPSGAGKSTLLDILAARTSPTSGSILVNSLPINPSSYRKISSYVPQHDAFFPLLTVSETFTFSASLLLSKTPLETSNAVASLLQELNLTHLAHTRLAQGLSGGERRRVSIGLSLLHDPGFLLLDEPTSGLDSKSAFDVVQILKSVATSRQRTVILSIHQPSFKILFLIDRLLLLSKGTVVYHGRLDLLEGFLLFKGFTVPPQLNSLEYAMEILQNLHDPHENADIVLPGPQEPQKQNTKQSYRSSRITEVTLLSKRFLKIIYRTRQLLLTNILEALIVGLVLGTIYLNIGTGKAGIEKRFGLFAFTLTFLLSSTTQTLPIFIDERPILLRETSSGLYRLSSHILANTLVFLPYLLLIAIIYSVSLYFLVGLCLSWQAFAYFVLVIWIIVLMANSFVLFLSSLAPNYIAGTSLVTVLLAAFFLFSGYFISKESLPKYWLFMYFFSMYKYALDSLLINEYSCLANKCLVWFGEGDVKGCLLTGGDVLEKKGLDERQRWTNVYVLLGFFVLYRLLCFLVLLKRVSSSRR; this is encoded by the coding sequence ATGGAATCAAATACTCTTACCACCTCTTCCATCTCCTACACCAAACCTCTTCCACCGCTCTTCCCAACGGCGGAGCCACCTTCTTACATCCTCCGCAACATCTCCCTCACCTCTCATCCTTCCCAAATCCTCGCCATCGTTGGCCCTAGCGGTGCCGGAAAATCAACTCTTCTCGACATCCTCGCCGCAAGAACCTCCCCAACCTCAGGCTCTATCCTCGTCAACTCTCTTCCCATCAACCCTTCTTCTTACCGCAAAATCTCCTCCTACGTTCCTCAGCACGACGCCTTCTTCCCTCTCCTCACCGTCTCCGAAACTTTCACTTTCTCCGCCTCCTTACTGCTCTCAAAAACCCCATTAGAAACCTCCAATGCCGTTGCTTCTCTCTTACAAGAACTTAACCTAACGCATCTCGCGCATACAAGACTCGCTCAAGGCCTATCCGGTGGTGAACGAAGGAGAGTTTCTATTGGCTTAAGTCTTCTCCACGATCCTGGATTCTTACTCCTCGACGAACCCACTTCCGGTTTAGACAGTAAATCAGCTTTCGACGTTGTTCAGATCCTCAAGTCCGTTGCTACGTCACGACAAAGGACAGTGATATTGTCCATCCATCAACCTAGCTTCAAGATTCTGTTTCTCATCGACCGCTTGTTACTACTCTCCAAAGGAACCGTTGTATACCATGGAAGGCTTGATTTGCTCGAAGGTTTCTTGCTCTTCAAGGGATTCACGGTTCCTCCTCAGCTAAACTCACTCGAGTACGCTATGGAGATACTTCAAAACCTCCATGATCCGCACGAGAACGCCGACATTGTTCTCCCTGGCCCTCAAGAGCCTCAAAAGCAGAACACAAAACAGAGCTATAGAAGCTCGAGGATCACTGAAGTAACCCTACTTTCTAAAAGATTCTTGAAGATCATATACCGGACAAGGCAGCTGCTTCTTACCAACATCTTAGAAGCTCTTATAGTAGGTCTTGTCTTAGGCACTATATACCTCAACATTGGAACTGGCAAAGCGGGAATCGAGAAGCGGTTCGGTCTTTTTGCCTTCACCCTCACGTTCCTCTTATCATCCACCACGCAAACCCTACCAATATTCATCGATGAACGTCCCATTCTTCTCCGAGAAACCTCGAGTGGACTCTACCGACTCTCCTCTCACATTCTCGCAAACACACTGGTTTTTTTGCCTTACTTGCTCCTCATCGCAATCATCTACTCTGTCTCTCTTTACTTCCTTGTAGGTCTCTGCCTTTCGTGGCAAGCTTTTGCCTACTTTGTCCTCGTGATCTGGATCATTGTCCTGATGGCAAACTCTTTTGTGCTTTTCTTGAGCTCTCTCGCACCTAACTATATCGCTGGAACATCGCTAGTGACCGTTCTACTCGCGGCTTTCTTCTTGTTCTCCGGTTACTTCATCTCTAAGGAGAGTCTTCCTAAGTACTGGCTCTTCATGTACTTCTTTTCGATGTACAAGTATGCGTTGGACTCGCTTCTGATAAATGAGTACTCGTGTCTGGCCAATAAATGCCTTGTCTGGTTTGGGGAAGGCGACGTGAAAGGCTGCTTGCTTACTGGAGGTGACGTGTTGGAAAAGAAAGGGCTTGATGAGAGACAGAGATGGACTAATGTTTATGTGTTGTTAGGGTTCTTCGTACTATATCGTCTTTTGTGCTTTCTTGTTCTACTCAAAAGGGTTTCAAGTTCCAGGAGATGA
- the LOC106323808 gene encoding beta-carotene 3-hydroxylase 1, chloroplastic, whose protein sequence is MAAGLSTALTFKPLHRAFSSSSNLRLHHPTSLTGFSSPLLRFRGLSVCYVVSDRRQSSSINNDESPEKTSSLDTNAIDAEYLALRLAEKLERKKSERFTYLIAAVMSSFGITSMAIMAVYYRFTWQMEGGEIPMSEMFGTFALSVGAAVGMEFWARWAHKALWHASLWNMHESHHKPREGPFELNDVFAIVNAVPAIALLSYGFFNKGLIPGLCFGAGLGITVFGIAYMFVHDGLVHKRFPVGPIADVPYLRKVAAAHQLHHTDKFDGVPYGLFLGPKELEEVGGDEELEKEISRRIKLYKKGSSS, encoded by the exons ATGGCGGCCGGTCTCTCAACCGCCCTAACATTCAAACCACTCCACCGCGCTTTCTCTTCCTCCTCCAATCTCCGCCTGCACCATCCAACTTCCTTAACCGGATTCTCTTCGCCTCTTCTCCGTTTCAGAGGATTATCCGTCTGCTACGTCGTCTCGGATCGGAGGCAGAGTTCTTCAATCAACAATGATGAGAGTCCCGAGAAAACAAGCTCTCTGGACACGAACGCCATAGACGCGGAGTACCTCGCGTTGCGTTTGGCTGAGAAGCTGGAAAGGAAGAAATCGGAGAGGTTCACTTATCTGATTGCCGCGGTGATGTCGAGCTTCGGTATCACTTCTATGGCTATTATGGCAGTTTACTACAGATTCACTTGGCAGATGGAG GGAGGTGAGATCCCAATGTCGGAGATGTTCGGTACATTCGCTCTCTCTGTTGGTGCCGCT GTTGGTATGGAGTTTTGGGCAAGATGGGCTCATAAAGCTCTCTGGCACGCTTCTTTATGGAACATGCATGAG TCACATCATAAACCTAGGGAAGGGCCGTTTGAGTTAAACGATGTGTTCGCCATAGTCAACGCTGTTCCTGCGATTGCTCTCCTCTCTTATGGTTTCTTCAATAAGGGACTCATTCCTGGCCTCTGCTTTGGCGCA GGGTTAGGAATAACGGTGTTTGGAATCGCCTACATGTTCGTCCACGATGGTTTGGTGCACAAGAGGTTCCCTGTGGGTCCCATCGCCGACGTTCCTTATCTCCGAAAGGTCGCTGCCGCTCACCAG CTGCATCACACAGACAAATTCGATGGTGTGCCATATGGGCTGTTTCTTGGACCAAAG GAACTGGAAGAAGTTGGAGGAGATGAAGAGTTAGAGAAAGAGATAAGTCGGAGAATCAAACTGTACAAAAAGGGGTCGAGTTCTTGA
- the LOC106307463 gene encoding uncharacterized protein LOC106307463 — protein sequence MDHAVCKQVQPLARKGKSKKHNGKDEFDRVKQAEKKKRRLEKALANSAAIRAELEKKKQRKLEEQQRLDEEGAAIAEAVALHVLLGEDSDDSSRVMLGQEKGCFKMDLFRGENYVPRQSCASYAVQGIGFVSNGYGLGESNWSPFMRESWDSNMGVSADLIAAQAVSSLRISENTDRNAFVLKGMFRG from the coding sequence ATGGATCACGCGGTGTGCAAGCAAGTTCAGCCATTAGCTAGGAAAGGGAAGAGCAAGAAACATAATGGTAAAGATGAGTTCGATCGTGTCAAACAAGCTGAGAAGAAGAAGAGACGTCTCGAGAAAGCTCTGGCTAATTCTGCAGCCATCAGGGCTGAGCTGGAAAAGAAGAAGCAGAGGAAACTTGAAGAGCAGCAGAGGTTAGATGAAGAAGGTGCTGCAATAGCAGAAGCTGTTGCTCTGCACGTCCTACTGGGCGAAGATTCTGATGACTCATCTCGAGTCATGCTTGGCCAAGAAAAGGGTTGTTTCAAGATGGATCTGTTTAGAGGTGAAAACTACGTTCCTCGCCAGAGCTGCGCTAGCTATGCGGTTCAAGGGATTGGGTTTGTGTCCAACGGTTACGGACTAGGAGAGAGTAACTGGTCACCCTTCATGAGGGAGTCTTGGGATAGCAACATGGGAGTATCAGCTGATCTGATCGCTGCTCAGGCTGTCTCATCACTAAGGATATCTGAAAACACTGACAGGAATGCCTTTGTGCTTAAGGGGATGTTCAGGGGATGA
- the LOC106307491 gene encoding uncharacterized protein LOC106307491 — MGESKGYGKGGRVIPNVMSSYNVSLQLSPVVSFWDCIVRTMRYSYIPEWV, encoded by the coding sequence ATGGGAGAGTCTAAGGGGTATGGGAAAGGAGGACGAGTGATTCCAAATGTTATGTCTTCTTACAACGTCTCTCTTCAGTTGTCTCCAGTTGTTTCTTTTTGGGATTGTATTGTCCGCACCATGAGGTATTCCTATATACCTGAGTGGGTGTAG